The Erythrolamprus reginae isolate rEryReg1 unplaced genomic scaffold, rEryReg1.hap1 scaffold_141, whole genome shotgun sequence DNA window GGGCAGCCACCTTGCTCGGGCGAAGGCTGCGGCTGAAGTCAAGGCCTTTGCCTGCCAAGGGTGCCCAGAGGACGGGTGTAACCACTGGCCCCTTGCTCAAGGCTGCAACCCCTGCACCCACTGGCCCCTTGCTCAAGGCAAGGAGGGGCACGGAggtttctgccttccttccctgCCATATCCACTTGGGTCAACAGGAAAGGGTTTACAGTCGGGCCGATCTTTCACGCCTCTCTCTCTGCCGCTGGGACGGCCACCTTCTCAGCCGCCACCTCCCTGTGGGGCAATCCAGGTGGGTTCAACTACAAATCCCATCACTCCTCCCAGACTGGGCGTTGCTGGGGGACAGACcttgctggggggggagcagagaaGAAGCAAAGGTTGATGCAGAGCCCTTGAGCAActcaagaagggaggaaggaagtggaAGAAGGAGAACGAAAGAATCGGGTTTTGGGTGCTGTGGATGCAGGGCCTCTTGCTCCGGGGCCAGAGACGGGCAGCCCTGGCGCAGGGCCTGGCTGTCCTGGGGATGCTGCTAGTCATCCCAGTACCAGCGCTTGAGGTCCGGGTAGACTTTATCCGGGGGCAAGTGGGGGTACTTCTGGCAGATGGAGCAGAACCGTTCCAGCCAGTCGTCGTGGAGTCTGACCGCGTAGTTCCGCTTCCAGGCAAAGAAGCTCCGGTAGTGGCTTTCGTTCATGGTGGTCAAGAAATTGGCCAGGTCCTTGGCTGAGCTGAAGTCATCCACGTGGATAAAGGCGTCGCCAGGGATGAATTGCTGGTAGTTGGCGCGGGAGGGGCCCAGGACGATGGGCACGGAGCCGGCGAGGAAGGCGTTCCTCCACAGCTTCTCCGTGATGTAGTCCCGGTGGATGGAGTTCTCGAAGGCCAGGTAGAACCTGTACTTGGAGATGGTGGGCAGCAAACAGTCTGAGCACAGCTGCTTCCTGG harbors:
- the LOC139155923 gene encoding LOW QUALITY PROTEIN: alpha-(1,3)-fucosyltransferase 7-like (The sequence of the model RefSeq protein was modified relative to this genomic sequence to represent the inferred CDS: deleted 1 base in 1 codon) → HHRELWHERGCHMLSKAHPGQKWVWASLESPSHTKALGGWIGKEWNWVLSYRRDADLFFPYGELVPHSSDVVEIPEKTGLVSWVVSNYHKSQARAAVYLGLSRHLKIDVFGKAARKQLCSDCLLPTISKYRFYLAFENSIHRDYITEKLWRNAFLAGSVPIVLGPSRANYQQFIPGDAFIHVDDFSSAKDLANFLTTMNESHYRSFFAWKRNYAVRLHDDWLERFCSICQKYPHLPPDKVYPDLKRWYWDD